Below is a window of Mus caroli chromosome 2, CAROLI_EIJ_v1.1, whole genome shotgun sequence DNA.
attttttattaggatttattccatttacatttccaatgctatcccaaaagtcccccacatgctccctcccccactcccccacccacccacccactcccgcacccacccactcccacttcttggccctggcatttccctatactgaggcatataaagtctgNNNNNNNNNNNNNNNNNNNNNNNNNNNNNNNNNNNNNNNNNNNNNNNNNNNNNNNNNNNNNNNNNNNNNNNNNNNNNNNNNNNNNNNNNNNNNNNNNNNNNNNNNNNNNNNNNNNNNNNNNNNNNNNNNNNNNNNNNNNNNNNNNNNNNNNNNNNNNNNNNNNNNNNNNNNNNNNNNNNNNNNNNNNNNNNNNNNNNNNNNNNNNNNNNNNNNNNNNNNNNNNNNNNNNNNNNNNNNNNNNNNNNNNNNNNNNNNNNNNNNNNNNNNNNNNNNNNNNNNNNNNNNNNNNNNNNNNNNNNNNNNNNNNNNNNNNNNNNNNNNNNNNNNNNNNNNNNNNNNNNNNNNNNNNNNNNNNNNNNNNNNNNNNNNNNNNNNNNNNNNNNNNNNNNNNNNNNNNNNNNNNNNNNNNNNNNNNNNNNNNNNNNNNNNNNNNNNNNNNNNNNNNNNNNNNNNNNNNNNNNNNNNNNNNNNNNNNNNNNNNNNNNNNNNNNNNNNNNNNNNNNNNNNNNNNNNNNNNNNNNNNNNNNNNNNNNNNNNNNNNNNNNNNNNNNNNNNNNNNNNNNNNNNNNNNNNNNNNNNNNNNNNNNNNNtttgtgattgggttacctcactcaggatgatgccctccaggtccatccatttgcctaggaattccataaattcattctttttaatagctgagtagtaatccattgtgtaaatgtaccacattttctgtatccattcctctgttgaagggcatctggggtctttccagcttctggctattataaataaggattgGAAAACGATCTTttcctatcctaaatcagatagggaactaatatccaatatatataaagaactcaagaaggtgaaatccagaaaatcaaataaccccattaaaaatggggctcagagctaaaccaagaattctcacctgaggaatactgaatggctgagaagcacctgaaaaaatgttcagcatcaataatcatcagggaaatgcaaatcaaaacaaccctgagattccacctgacaccagtcagaatggctaagatcaaaaattcaggtgacagcagatgctggtgaggaagtggagaaagaggaacactcctccattgttggtgggattgcaagattggGATTGCAagaaatcagtctgttggttcctcagaaaattggacatagtattactggaggatcctgcaatacctctcctgggcatatatccagaagatgttccaaccggtaagaaggacacatgctccactatgttcatagtagccttatttataattgccagaaaatttatgtattttatcacCAGAATTCTTTGGGCTCATTTGCTACAAAGTTATAAGATCACTCAGTCAGCTGAATTATGGTCTGAATTCTTTTTTCTACTTGATAAGTATAAATGCAGCAATACTGTGATAATTCAATAAGTATTATTTTGCAAATGACAAGTTTTCTATATTATGATCTCATGTATAACATATAAGAACATAGAATCATTGTAAATGTTAAAATCTCTTTATTcttatctttttaattaaatttacaaaaatattatcaatttcattttcctgacatttatttattcaatttttttatttatttagtacaatgatttaatttgaaatttcattttctctccccttAAGTTCCATTTCTTATAGCCATGgatcagaataataataataccgTTAGTGAGTTCATCATGTTGGGATTCACAACAGATCCTGTGATGCAGAAGGTCCTGTTTGCAGTGTTTCTTGTTGTGTACACATTGACTTTGCTGGGAAATAGCTCCCTCATTATGTTAATTCTCAATGACTCTAggctccacacacccatgtatttTTTCATTGGAAACCTATCATTCCTGGACCTTGGATTGTCTTCTGTTTACACACCAAAGATCCTAGAAATCTGCATCTCAGAAGACAAGAGCATCTCCTTCGCTGGTTGTGTGGCTCAGTTCTTCTTCTCAGCTGCACTGGACTATACTGAATGTTACCTTTTGGCTGCCATGgcttatgaccgctatgtggctatTTCAAAGCCACTGCTTTATTCCCAAGCCATGTCcttaaagctgtgtgtgtgttttgtggcaGCCTCATATGTGGGTGGTTTTATTAACTCTGTGATCATTACCAAAGACACATTTGCCTTGACTTTCTGCAGTGATAATGTAATTGATGACTTTTTCTGTGATATTCCACCCCTGGTGAAGCTCGCATGTGGCAAAAAGAAGAGCTTTCAGTCTGTTTTATTCTTCCTCTTGACTTCCAATGTCATCATCCCCATTGTGTTCATCCTGGCCACCTATCTCTTCATCATTGCCACAATCTTGAGGATCCGTTCCACTCAGGGCCGCCTaaaggccttctccacctgctcCTCCCATCTCATCTCTGTGACAATGTACTATGGCTCCATTCTTTACATCTATGCTAGGCCTCGGTCCAGCTACTCTTTAGATAGAGACAAAATTGTTTCAACCTTTTACACAGTGGTTTTCCCCATGTTGAATCCCCTAATCTATAGTCTTAGGAATAAGGATGTGAAAGAGGCTCTGAATAAACTCCTCAAGTAAATCAAGGTTATTTCCTTATATTaagaagagaaatatttaattggatTACCTATGTTTCAAGAAAAGTTGACAATTATCATAGTGgtataaacaaattataaaagtCCATGTGCTTTATCCACAAGATTTCATGGTCTTTATACAAACAGTCCAAGCCAGCTACCATAAAGATACATGTACACTCATGTTTATTGCAGGAATAGTAACAATATCTGCGTTATGGAATCATTCCTGATATCTATCAGTAAATATATACAAGGGACCATTATGATTGGGTAGTGGTAGAACAGGCAATGTATAACTGGTTATTTATTCATCCCTACAGCCTATTCTTTCCAAATCCGTGGTGtaattatagataaaaaatttaCTTATCTCTCTCAAGTCAGACACACTGCTTACATAAAGCTTGCCTTGAAATCTTGTCCTATTTCTCTATTAGCAGAACTTTCTCTGATAAACCAGTGGTATAAATAGTGACACACAGGTTGCTAATAAAGTTTAAACCTTATGCCTTTTGCTAGGACAGCCTCCCAGTTAGCTCATCTAACTTAACCTAATCATCTAAACTTTGATTTGCCACAAGGCTAGCTCTGTatttctctgctctgctttggTCCATGTCTGTTCCCCTTGGTGTCTACTCCCAATTTTCCCATGTCTGCTTTCATTTCCCTCCATCCTCTGCATGGAAGTTTCAACCTCTTCTTTCCTGATGAACTAttggccatcagatttttattacAACCGATCAGTAGCAAGACATTCTTTAATGCAATTTTGGATGGATtttaggcaggtgaggaaggatgaatatttacaaaatagataATCCAGTGATGAGCCATAGGATGGATAATATCAGAATCTTGCCAGCACTTTGTTCTTTGCCtgtacagaattaacaattgaaaatacagagTCTTATGTTCATAGAACATGATGAAAGGATATCCCAATACTGCTAAACTATAGGAATTACAAACATAAAGACTCTGTTTTTTTATAGCTCATAGTATCATGGTTATATTCTATTCCATAGCATTGACTCTTTGCCCTTGATTCCATTTGGATTTCATGCTGTGACATCACTGTCGGTGTGAGTGGCATATACCTTGACTGAAGTGTTCAAGTTTTAGGTTCCCCTTTGCTATTTATTGTATCAGTAGGAGTTCTTCTTGGACGGTACTGTTCTACTGAAATTGACAAGTTAAGGAGGATTTGATGTACACAATACATGAAGAGAGCATGGTAATTGGAGAATATAATAGGGTTGAGTAATTTTTTTCCATAGAATTTGACTATATCTAGGCATACAAGGGGAGggtaggagagagaaaggaggaaaagggggggagaagaggagaaagaggaggaggataaggagaatgaagaggatgatatgaaagaggaaaaaatgagGGGAGATTAGTTAGGGCAACTGTGCAGAGCTTTGCATCCAGTGAAAAATCGGATCTTCCAATGACTCTGTCTGAGGCCCTATGGATAAGAACACTCTCCTCTGTCCATTACTTcccacatatttacatatttaattggTACAAGTTGGTAGATTGGTCTCTTGTGGTAGTGAGCAGACTGTTATTGATCTAGTGGAAATGGAAGAAACCAGAACTGTGTAGGAATATATGTATTAATCTATTTAAGAATATTCAAATGCCTATATTGAACCATAAGCAAGTAAATATAATCATGAAAAATTTGAAACCAGTAAAATACAGAATGTGGGGAAATGTGACTGAATATATCCATCAGTTGGGAATCAGTGTCTAAAAAAATTTTCCCGAGTCTTACTGACATTGATCCAACTTCAATAGACAGCTTTGCCTAATTGCTTTGTTGTTCCCCAAGCAAATGAATTGCAAGGTATTTCAGATTTCATTGTCTTgggattaaatattaaatataaatgatcCTAGAACTAGCTGGTTGAATTTTGGAGACTAGAAAGaggtattttctttaaatttggtAAGTAGCAGAGTGCCATTGTGTGTATCATTagagttttataaattttattttgctttcctaATGACTCAACAATtgtttgctttctgcttcagGGGGAACTGCAAAGCTTTCTTTTCCTATACCCCCATCATTCTGTAGCAGTTTTTAACTTTCTGAATGAGAAGACATTTAATTTCTTCTATATGAGTTACTATAGGATAATTTACATGAGAGGAacatagagaaaaatataattaacCTTAGTatgatagtattaaatattcataatcACTTAGCATGGAACTTAGACTGTCTCAAGTGCTTCACTAAACAATAGATTGGTGTTTCCGAGCTCACATTCAGGGggaattataaaacatttaaattcctttcaaTTTGTTCTTGTTCCccagaaagcaagaagaaatgaATGGTTTTGAAAGAATGCTTTCATTCATTCAAGTAAGGTTGGCCAGAATGGAGTTCCTTTCTTccactcttctcttcctccttcccttcttctctcccttccttcctcctgccttccttctttttttcccactccAGGTGACAGGATTGTTGGCATGTGCCAGTCTCAGCTGTCAATATCTTTTACTTAAAGGAAAATTTCAGCGTATGCCTTGATGTCATTAATGAATTCAGAAGAAAAACACAATTATGTACTTAGACTGTTTGTGTGGTGGTTTTGAACTTTTTTATTGCAAAGATCTAGACTATTGACATTCTCAAAGTCATTGCCCCCTATCATAGTTCACAATTTTATGTATAAACCAGTCCAATACATGAGAGTAATAAGCTATAAAAAAGATGAATAATTTGAAGTCATATATAAAAGGCAGGGAGGCCATTGAAGTATATGACTAAATTGAGAGAAAAATAGCAAAGGAATAAATGGGAAAATCAATATTAACTCTTGAATACTTATTATGATATTAGTTTTATATTAAAGTATGGCATGAACAAACACATTCACATTAACATCTCAACATATAATATCTATTACACATctggtattttaaaatacaatgtgtATATTAAATAAAGTTATAATTTTATAGGATATACATTAATATAGAGATATTCCTTATATTGTAGATTAGGAAAGTGCTCCTCATGAAGATTAATTAGGTTGCCAATGGTGAGCAAACTGTACATCAGTAAGAACAGAGTTCACTTAAATCTTTCTGACCACACATCCCTGGATAAGGAGAATTTGCTATTTCCAAAATATATGTAActactcataaaatatttttgggCACACATATGAGTCATTAAATCTTAGCAAGACTATAAAATAAGAATTCTGCCTTTCCTATAGTAGTGGAAAATTCCACTATGTGCCTTCAATGTTGTGTGGAGTGTGTTTTCATCAGAATGTCTCAAGCTAGTAGAAATGTGAGGAGATTCCATAAACCACTTCTTAGAAAATTGTGCCATCTCAGGGTGAGACTGAGAGAGCGTTGTATTGCCCATGTCAGGTTCTACCAATGCTTTTGAATTAGTGACTGCTAATGAAAATCTTTCTTGTGTTTATTCTATTAGTAAGCAGTTcaggcttttgtttggttttacttgcttttatttatttttatgttatttcttaatattttatttattcattgacaatttcatatattatatatacaatgtgCCTTGATCATATATACCCAAAATTaactcctctccctccctctcactctctctcgctctctctctctccccttaaaTCTTCTATCCATATATAACCTACCCACTTTcatgttatttataaaataacacaCTGAATCCATTTAAAACTGCTTACATGTGCACAGGTATGGTCTACCCCCTGGAACCTAGATAACCTAACAAGGACACATTCTTGAATAAAATGgtcttttcctttcccagaagTCATCAGCTACCTTTAGTTCTTCTTCTAGGGCCTATTAAAATAAACtaattgcttttggtaatgtctttttatgattttaatttattttgtcataGAGTGTACTTAATCATGTTTCCCCTaaccaactcctcccagattctccaTGCCTCTCTGAACACACAATGTCATATTCATTCCctcactgcaaaaaaaaaaaaaaaaaaaaaaaaaaaaaaaaaaaaaaaagaaaataagtgaaaatagaagcaaatcaaaacaactaagACATTTAAGTTTATGTTACATTCCAAAATTTTCAGCTGGGAGTTTAACTAAGTCTTTGTGGTTCCAGTGCTAGGTTTGATTTTCCTCATCTCATTTCCCAGTCTAATCCCAGTCTATGCTAAAGTGGAAAACTAATAGCTCTTGAATCTGAAATAAGTTTTGATACTCAAAAACAGCTATGTCCTTCACAAAAACACtgtatttaaagaaattttctgTTCATAAATTCTGCCTTCCGAATTCTGTAGAACTCTTTGGACTTTTTTGTGTCTATTTCTGAAGAACATAGAATACTCATAATTTGGTTATGGCCATGAACGTGGAAAGCCTATTCATTTAGGGTTAATGGTATGACTAGGCATGACTAGAATGTGTCTTTTCCTTGAGTCTATTCAGGATTTGATTGAAATTTTTCTTGAGTATATCCATTCATCCTCTCAAGAAACATGatccatggaaacagaaaaaacgGAAAAACATTTGGTGTATGGAGGCAGGAGTAGAGTTGACCTTTGGATCCTTACTGAGAAGGTCACATATTTATGAGCAAACAAAAATCGATCAATTAAATCTAAGCAGAATGAGCAGATAGTGAAAGTATattgatttttagttttgttcCCCAGATACAACTAGTCTGTGTAAATAGCTGTGCGTAATCCCATGTAGCATATGTAGCAtgcaaaaataaagtataaaaaaattcTGTGAGGAGTTCATTTCAGTGCTGTCCCTTTTTTACCTTGCTAGATCATGTACTACATGGACAAGAGAAGGGTGGACAGGCCTTAGAGATCTAGAACATAGGGTTACTTGCTCATCTCCAAGAATTGAGAAACATCAAGAAATCTTAAAGTACGTTAGAGTGATTTTCATGGCCCAAAAGCATTGTAGTAGTTTACCATAGCAGAAGGAGCAGACAATATTTAGAGTCTGCTAAGTTTAGTATTCTCATTGCTGATTCAGTATTAATTTATGACCCCAGAAGTCTTCCAGCTTCTTCAGTAGAGTCTAATTTTGGGGGTTCATAGCATTCTCATGAGACTGGGGTAAGACACATGAGCACACTCTTTTCTAGCACTTcaattttagtattatttttctcCAGCACTAGCAGGAGTTTTCTGCAGCCACAGATCAGTATAGAAAGATCATGGGTAAATTTACTTTTAAGTACAAAGTATAGCACTTGGCATGCAATAAGAATTCAAAACATATTGTAAATGTTTTTGCAAGATGGCTCACATGTGTTCATTGTTGTGACCAGAGGAGGGCTGAAGAACAGGTGAGATGTGCAAGACAGGTCTGGGATTATGACCCCTAACAATCAAAGAAGGtacttttaattttccttttgtttctataaatCCCATAATGGAGATATAGGCATCTGGATACAAATGAGACTTTGACATTCTgtatttacataatataaaaaaagTTTAGGTTTTCTGTGTGAACAATCTTAAGTGTAAATCCAATTTATTTGTTGATATCTGCACTTAATATATTTGATATCTGTCCCTATACTTGCAAAATGAAGATGATGTAGCCTTGGTGTTCTTAGGTTGTCATAACATGATACCATGTAGTAATGTCTTCAACAATGTGCAATTGCATTTTCAGAGATTTGCAGGTTGCACTAAGTAAAAAATCAGGGTGGATCTATGGTTGCCTTAAATGATTTACATTTCACAAACTAGAAATGCCCATCTGAGACAAAGGGATGGAGGAAAAGATAGGAAACAAGAGGGATATggagagggatagggagaggCAAGAGTGGTTTCTCATCAAAGCACTTAACTGTATAGACTAGGACATCAGGTTTTTCTTCTGGAATTTCATCCCTTTCCCAAATGCAGTCACATTGAATTCATCAAATGAAATGCAGGAAACAAGTATGCATTAAGTATCAACACAACAATGATATGTTGAAAGGAGGTATCTCAAATATCAAGACTAGCTTCGCATATACacatttcttctgcctcttctcaaTCTCCAACCACTTATTTtcagtttaatatatttttgtttgcctttgaaaATGCTTATGTGGGTGAGGGTGCATTATGGGAAGgggttcatgtgtacatgtgtgtatgtgtggagctTAGAGGGCAACTTTTGGTGTTGTTCCTTTAgcttgtagttttgttttgttttttgttttgttttttgtttttgttgttgttgttttttttgactgtctcttactggcctggaatCCATCAAATAGGCTATGCTAATGCCAGTGAACAAGAGGGATGCTTTAGCCTTGGCCTCTTTTATACTGGCATCAAAAGTGTGTACTACAGTGTCTGGTTTATATTTTGAAGTCATTTCTTGGCCTTAACCTAAACTTTTCATGCTCATAAGGCAAGCTCTTTAGGAAAAGAGCTATTCCTCAGTATTTGGGTAGTAATTTTATAATTGGGAAATAAACCAAGTCTATTCAATCAAAATATTTGTCATTTAATTGGGTGAAAATAAATTATGATTGACTCcatgatattttttctatttttgttttgttaaaaatacttatattttcataaaataaatgttgattACTATTCACACTCTCTCAACTTTTCTGAGATCTCACATCCAAGTACATACCTTTATTGGATTACttacaattttgaaattttatttattgaatgtaaTTCCCATTTATTTACCATAACAGGTCAAGCTAAATTCTAATTTTATCTAATCCTAGGTGAGATTACCTAGTGGAATGGAACAATATAATGATACAGTGACTGAGTTCATCCTGGTAGGATTCACAACAGACCCTGTCATGCAGCTGGttctgtttgttatttttcttgctgTGTATGCATTAACTGTGTTAGGAAACAGCACCCTCATTGTGTTGATCTGCAATGACTCTAGGCTCCATACACCCATGTATTTCTTCATTGGAAATCTGTCTTTTCTGGATCTTGGATTGTCCACAGTGTATACACCAAAGATCTTAGTGACCTGCATCTCTGAAGATAAAAGCATCTCCTTTTCTGGCTGTGTGGCTCAATTCTTCTTCTCTGCTGGACTTGGGTATACTGAGTGTTATCTGTTAGCTGCCATGgcttatgaccgctatgtggctatTTCAAAGCCACTGCTTTATTCCCAAGCCATGTCCTTAAAGCTATGTGCATTTTTAGTTGGAGTCTCATATTTGGGTGGTTTAATTAACTCTTTCATAATCACCAAAGACACATTTGCCTTGACTTTCTGCAATGATAATGTAATTGATGACTTTTTCTGTGATATTCCACCCCTGGTGAAGCTCGCATGTGGCAAAAAGAAGAGCTTTCAGTCTGTTTTATTCTTCCTCTTGACTTCCAATGTCATCATCCCCATTGTGTTCATCCTGGCCACCTATCTCTTCATCATTGCCACTATCTTGAGGATCCGTTCCACTCAGGGCCGCCTaaaggccttctccacctgctcCTCCCATCTCAT
It encodes the following:
- the LOC110290181 gene encoding olfactory receptor 1013-like, translated to MEQYNDTVTEFILVGFTTDPVMQLVLFVIFLAVYALTVLGNSTLIVLICNDSRLHTPMYFFIGNLSFLDLGLSTVYTPKILVTCISEDKSISFSGCVAQFFFSAGLGYTECYLLAAMAYDRYVAISKPLLYSQAMSLKLCAFLVGVSYLGGLINSFIITKDTFALTFCNDNVIDDFFCDIPPLVKLACGKKKSFQSVLFFLLTSNVIIPIVFILATYLFIIATILRIRSTQGRLKAFSTCSSHLISVTLYYGSILYIYARPRSSYSLDRDKIVSTFYTVVFPMLNPLIYSLRNKDVKEALSKLFK
- the LOC110290231 gene encoding olfactory receptor 1013 yields the protein MDQNNNNTVSEFIMLGFTTDPVMQKVLFAVFLVVYTLTLLGNSSLIMLILNDSRLHTPMYFFIGNLSFLDLGLSSVYTPKILEICISEDKSISFAGCVAQFFFSAALDYTECYLLAAMAYDRYVAISKPLLYSQAMSLKLCVCFVAASYVGGFINSVIITKDTFALTFCSDNVIDDFFCDIPPLVKLACGKKKSFQSVLFFLLTSNVIIPIVFILATYLFIIATILRIRSTQGRLKAFSTCSSHLISVTMYYGSILYIYARPRSSYSLDRDKIVSTFYTVVFPMLNPLIYSLRNKDVKEALNKLLK